A genome region from Vicinamibacteria bacterium includes the following:
- the chrA gene encoding chromate efflux transporter translates to MENERVGTAPESGRPAPSERREGSAPAPPTVTFAEAFAFWVKLGFISFGGPAGQIAIMHRELVERRRWLSEERFLHALNYCMLLPGPEAQQLATYIGWLLHRTVGGIVAGGFFVLPSIFVLLGLSYVYAAYGNLPAVAAVLSGFKPVVVAIVVQAILKIGGRALRGPAHLALAVLGFVAIFYFEVPFPLIVLSAGVIGLVVARVLPSLSLVGSTEKQTVLPGTRPTSVSPATVIDDDAPSAPHTLPSGRRALRILAIGIAAWVVPFLAIGSWLGWDSLHLAEYRFFTRAAFVTFGGAYAVLAYVTQAAAGSYGWISQAQAIDGLALAETTPGPLIMVVQFVGFMAGWNHPGDLGQATSAVTGALVTTYATFLPCFLFIFLGAPYIEVLRGHKGLTSALAGVTAAVVGVILNLALVFGTAVIWPRGLENDTNWFAAVVSLVAFLALHRLKIDVLWVVLAGGLVGLATTLVSG, encoded by the coding sequence CGCGTCGGGACAGCGCCCGAAAGCGGCCGTCCCGCTCCAAGTGAGCGACGAGAAGGCTCGGCACCCGCGCCCCCCACGGTCACTTTCGCCGAGGCGTTCGCCTTCTGGGTCAAGCTGGGCTTCATCTCGTTCGGGGGGCCGGCGGGCCAGATCGCGATCATGCACCGAGAGCTCGTCGAGCGCCGACGCTGGTTGAGCGAGGAGCGCTTCCTCCACGCCTTGAATTACTGCATGCTGTTGCCCGGACCGGAAGCTCAGCAACTCGCGACCTATATCGGCTGGCTCCTCCACCGTACGGTCGGGGGCATCGTCGCCGGTGGCTTCTTCGTGCTCCCGTCCATCTTCGTGCTGCTGGGTCTCTCGTACGTCTATGCGGCGTATGGAAACCTGCCGGCGGTGGCGGCCGTTCTCTCCGGTTTCAAACCGGTCGTCGTTGCCATCGTCGTGCAGGCGATCCTGAAGATCGGCGGGCGCGCCCTCCGCGGGCCCGCTCATCTCGCCCTCGCGGTTCTGGGTTTCGTCGCCATCTTTTACTTCGAGGTTCCGTTTCCACTCATCGTTCTTTCCGCCGGGGTCATCGGTCTCGTGGTCGCTCGCGTTCTTCCCTCGTTGTCGCTCGTCGGCTCCACCGAGAAGCAAACGGTGCTTCCCGGGACCCGACCGACGTCGGTCAGTCCGGCGACTGTCATCGACGACGATGCCCCTTCTGCCCCCCACACTCTGCCGTCGGGAAGGCGAGCCCTGCGGATCCTCGCGATCGGGATCGCGGCCTGGGTGGTACCGTTTCTGGCCATCGGTTCGTGGCTCGGCTGGGACAGCCTTCACCTGGCGGAGTATCGCTTCTTCACCCGGGCAGCCTTCGTCACGTTCGGAGGTGCCTATGCGGTGCTCGCCTACGTCACCCAGGCGGCGGCAGGAAGCTACGGTTGGATATCTCAGGCCCAGGCGATCGACGGGTTGGCGCTCGCGGAGACCACCCCGGGACCGCTGATAATGGTCGTGCAGTTCGTCGGCTTCATGGCCGGTTGGAATCATCCTGGCGATCTGGGACAAGCGACGAGCGCGGTGACCGGAGCTCTGGTCACGACCTACGCCACGTTTCTCCCTTGTTTCCTGTTCATCTTTCTCGGAGCGCCCTATATCGAGGTGCTGCGGGGCCACAAGGGTTTGACGTCCGCGCTCGCCGGCGTCACCGCCGCGGTCGTGGGCGTGATCCTGAATCTCGCGTTGGTCTTCGGAACGGCCGTCATCTGGCCACGAGGGCTCGAGAACGACACGAACTGGTTCGCCGCGGTCGTGAGTCTCGTCGCGTTCCTGGCGCTCCACCGGCTAAAAATCGACGTCCTCTGGGTCGTGCTCGCGGGAGGTCTCGTGGGTCTCGCGACGACTCTCGTTTCGGGGTGA